Sequence from the Pelorhabdus rhamnosifermentans genome:
GCTTTAGCAAATGTTTCGCCAGAAACGTGGCCTATTGTACCTGCGCCAGCATGAGCAAATTTAACTTGTCCGGGATGTTTTTTTGCGTATTCAATTAAGTCATTAGTGGTTTTCCATGGTTGGTCAGCTCGGACAGCCATTACTATTGGTAAATCAGAAATTTGTATCAGTGGCTCTAAGTCGGTTGGGTAATTATATTTAGATATACCGTACAAAGGATGTAGCAATATTTCAATTCCGGTCATTCCGATCGTATAGCCATCCGGATTGGATGTAACTAATTGATTCCAACCTGTTGTGCCTGCTCCACCTGGCTTGTTAATAACAATTAATGGCTGTCCTAAATATTTAGGCGCATTCTTTTCCAGAATCCGGGCTACCAGATCTAGTCCTGCTCCAGGACCAAATGGTACAATTAAAGTAATAGGTTTATTAGGATATTTCTCTACCTTAGGGGTAATAACTGTCTCGCTTTGCATGCTTGTACAACCTCCAATCATTGTTGAAATAAGCAAAAAGGCTACCAACATAAATAACGTTTTTTGTCGCACATAACCATCTCCTTATTTCCAAAATACTACATTTAATAGGAAATTCCTGCAATTAAATGTAATTTAATATACAATATTGTGTATTTATGGTAGCTGTTGAATGGTAAGCAGACGAAGCGCCTACTTTGGCCGTAATGGATGGGGTAGGGACTGTTTTTGTTTTATATTAAAACTAGGTCGGAGAAATTATAAAATAGACATTCTTTTTACAATTATAGTTGTATCATGATAATAATAATTTGATGGGTATATTATTTTGCTAAAAAATATTTTAATTGTCATAATTTGGTCATATATTTTTGGTATTATGTAACTGTACCTAAAGTCAAAGACGGCAGGTGGTTATGTTAGTATGCTGAGCAAGGATTTCAGTGTAATTACGTGTCTGGCTGAGTTGGCATTGGTCAGGTTCATGACCACCAGATTTCCCGAAAAAAGCTCTAGATAAGTTATCAATTTTTGTTTTTAGGGAGGAACTAAGTTGAATGAGTCTCAAAAATGGTATCTTTGCAGGCGAGATATTGGGGTAACTTTAGTAATAACTTTGTTTGCATTTCTCACTAATCCCATTATTAGTGCGTATCAAATACTCCATATAAGAGATGACATGGGTATATTAGGAGGACTTACTATTACAGTATTCGTTCTTGTAGAATCGTTACTGATTCGTACACAGCATTACTGGAAATGGATTGTCTTATCAACATTTTTTTTCACAGCAGCAGCATATATAAGAGGAGGATTTTCTGAGTTTGGCACTGTGTTAAGCACTATAGCTTTCATAATAGCAAATGGTGCAATATTTTTATTGTTATTTGCCATTCCGGCTTCTGCAATCGTATATTTTCTAAAGAAGAAAATAAAATATGGCTTTAGTTTGGAAAGCATGAAAGACTCCTCAACCATAATTATATTCATTGCTCTTATTTGGGAATTACTTCCCATTTGGATTATTTTTGGTAAGTAAAATTGTATGAGGAGGAGCAATTTTGGCGGATAGCGATTATTCATTAACGGTTTATATTGCTGTGAGGGGATGCCCTATGGTGAGAGATGATGAAAGTGCAGCAGACCCAAGCAGTGTAGGTCATATGTGGATTAGCTTGGATGATAATACAACAGGATTAAAGGAATCATACGGATTTCACCCTACAAAGGAAGGCATGCCGATTTGGTCAGGGGAAGTTAGAACTGACGATCTTCATGCATATACGCAAATTTATTATCAAAAATCTTTTCCCATTACTAAAGATACGCATGACAACTTACATGATTATTGTCAGATAGCCCGCAAATGTCATACCTTCGGATTTTATTCGGGTATTGGAAACGCCTGCGTAGACTTCGCATGGGATGTGATGCACGCTGCCGGAATTCCTATACCAGCTTTAATGTATGTTTTTCCAGTTGTGAAAGATTGGCCGACATGGAATGCCAGTCTAGTGGATATTGCATATGC
This genomic interval carries:
- a CDS encoding tripartite tricarboxylate transporter substrate binding protein, which codes for MQSETVITPKVEKYPNKPITLIVPFGPGAGLDLVARILEKNAPKYLGQPLIVINKPGGAGTTGWNQLVTSNPDGYTIGMTGIEILLHPLYGISKYNYPTDLEPLIQISDLPIVMAVRADQPWKTTNDLIEYAKKHPGQVKFAHAGAGTIGHVSGETFAKAADIVLAQVPFQSSSEAMASLLGNHVQAVFINPASVKEQIKSGSVRALAITSTQRLNDPLLADVPTFKEQGLDVAFSNWYGVAVPKEIPADIKSKLVKGLNAMINEPEFKKQMESLGLQINYLDSKESEEKWLTDSEKLSKIVQETGIADLINSERQ